In Phlebotomus papatasi isolate M1 chromosome 1, Ppap_2.1, whole genome shotgun sequence, the following proteins share a genomic window:
- the LOC129798148 gene encoding mitochondrial coenzyme A transporter SLC25A42, producing the protein MSGLVEQSPSISMSIKATTSPAPATAASAPESQMAAEAHESPPKLNNMNVVITSLIAGAIAGALAKTAIAPLDRAKINFQINKETPYTFRGATLFLKRAFEKEGFLSLWRGNSATMARIIPYAAIQFTAHEQYKKLLKVDQDKSTNIRRFVAGSLAGITSQSMTYPLDLARARMAVTDKYTGYRTLRQVFVTICRDEGPRTLFRGYWPTVLGVIPYAGMSFFTYETLKREYTAVTGEKKPNTLFSLMFGAAAGVIGQTSSYPLDIVRRRMQTIGINGRTDQYSTIISTLQKIYREEGIKNGFFKGLSMNWIKGPIAVGISFSTYDFIKEVLREIVGLQTDAKE; encoded by the exons ATGAGTGGACTCGTTGAGCAGTCACCGAGCATTTCCATGTCCATTAAAGCCACAACATCTCCAGCACCTGCCACAGCAGCTTCCGCCCCAGAGTCCCAAATGGCGGCGGAGGCTCATGAATCACCTCCGAAACTCAACAATATGAATGTAGTCATTACTAGTCTCATTGCCGGAGCTATAGCAGGGGCCCTGGCCAAGACAGCCATCGCACCACTCGACCGCGCCAAAATCAACTTCCAAATCAA CAAAGAAACTCCCTACACGTTTCGCGGTGCTACTCTTTTCCTGAAGCGTGCCTTCGAGAAGGAGGGATTCCTGTCGTTGTGGCGTGGTAATTCCGCCACAATGGCACGAATCATTCCCTACGCAGCTATTCAATTCACCGCCCACGAGCAGTACAAGAAATTGCTGAAGGTGGATCAAGATAAAAG TACAAACATCCGGAGATTTGTGGCGGGATCTCTAGCAGGAATCACATCGCAGTCGATGACGTATCCACTGGATTTGGCTCGTGCTCGGATGGCCGTCACGGACAAATATACGGGCTATCGGACACTCAGGCAGGTCTTTGTGACCATTTGCCGGGATGAGGGTCCGAGGACGCTGTTTAGGGGCTACTGGCCGACTGTTCTGGGCGTTATTCCCTACGCGGGAATGTCGTTCTTCACGTATGAGACGCTAAAGCGAGAGTATACGGCAGTTACGGGAGAAAAGAAGCCCAATACGCTGTTTTCGTTGATGTTTGGGGCAGCAGCGGGAGTTATTGGGCAGACAAGCAGCTACCCTCTGGATATTGTGAGGCGAAGAATGCAAACTATTGGTATCAATGGTAGAACTGATCAGTACTCAACGATTATTTCGACTCTCCAGAAGATTTACAg AGAGGAGGGAATCAAGAATGGCTTCTTCAAAGGTCTCAGCATGAATTGGATTAAAGGGCCCATCGCTGTAGGAATTAGTTTCTCCACGTATGATTTTATTAAGGAAGTATTGAGAGAAATAGTCGGATTGCAAACTGACgccaaagaataa